Proteins from one Sulfurovum sp. TSL1 genomic window:
- a CDS encoding type II secretion system protein: MRPAIAMLELIFAIVIMGIILMSAPQLISTAAKSGYVAIQQEAINEAAAQVNMIMGYHWDENDVSDEYIDPILIVSNGDSALDEDGTTGRRLGTPKESYRSFIRADGRDDLNASSLGSDGTETEEDDIDDFTGVRNLREVETSIADTVETNTIDIDREVVYSSDSANYNQTTITFAPSFTDDGATTNIKSIIVKVTSSSGTDELDKEIILRGFSCNIGGYRLEDKEF, encoded by the coding sequence ATGCGTCCAGCAATCGCAATGCTAGAATTGATATTTGCTATAGTTATTATGGGTATCATACTGATGTCTGCCCCGCAACTCATCAGTACAGCTGCTAAAAGTGGTTATGTTGCTATCCAGCAGGAAGCGATTAATGAAGCTGCAGCACAAGTGAATATGATCATGGGATACCATTGGGATGAAAATGATGTGAGTGATGAGTATATAGATCCTATACTCATTGTATCAAATGGTGATAGTGCCCTAGATGAAGATGGTACTACCGGACGCCGTCTTGGTACACCTAAAGAGAGTTATCGTTCTTTTATACGTGCTGATGGTAGAGATGATCTCAATGCCTCATCTTTGGGTAGTGATGGAACGGAAACTGAGGAGGACGATATTGATGATTTCACGGGAGTCAGGAACCTAAGAGAAGTTGAAACTTCCATAGCAGATACTGTGGAGACAAACACTATTGATATTGATAGGGAGGTCGTCTACAGTAGTGACAGTGCCAACTACAATCAAACAACTATCACATTTGCCCCTTCCTTTACAGATGATGGAGCTACTACAAATATAAAATCTATTATTGTAAAGGTAACAAGTAGCAGTGGCACTGATGAGCTTGACAAAGAGATTATCTTACGTGGCTTTAGCTGCAACATAGGTGGATACAGACTTGAAGATAAGGAATTCTAG
- a CDS encoding type II secretion system protein: protein MKQYRFKPAFSMLELVFVIVILGIVASIGSEMIVKVYESYIVQRAQHRATLKTELAATQIANRLASAIPGTVFRVRTNDTYEPIDSDFPAGVVGDEYKGLQWVGSDTESFSATSVPGWSGFCDINISTQTSIETPGSALADTTTIINNLFPGFSRLSLYFPYDPTDYNATIVDGDTIALTGTGASRIVEHYKLAWSSYALIVENGDLYLYYNFDPTPATPVGNTKSLLMKNVSTFKFKGAGRTIRFKICKEEPISEDVNITACKEKAVF from the coding sequence ATGAAACAATATCGATTTAAACCTGCTTTCAGTATGCTTGAACTTGTCTTTGTCATCGTCATACTCGGCATCGTTGCTTCTATTGGTTCTGAAATGATCGTCAAAGTTTATGAAAGCTATATTGTTCAAAGAGCACAACATCGGGCTACACTTAAAACTGAATTAGCGGCTACACAAATAGCCAATAGACTTGCTTCTGCTATTCCAGGAACAGTGTTTCGTGTCAGAACGAATGATACTTATGAACCAATTGATTCTGATTTTCCTGCCGGTGTAGTAGGTGATGAGTATAAAGGATTACAGTGGGTGGGGAGTGACACAGAAAGTTTCAGTGCAACTAGTGTCCCCGGGTGGAGTGGATTTTGCGATATCAATATCAGTACACAAACTTCTATTGAAACTCCTGGTTCTGCATTAGCTGACACGACAACCATTATAAATAATCTCTTTCCCGGCTTTAGTAGACTTTCGCTCTATTTCCCTTATGATCCAACAGATTATAATGCTACTATTGTAGATGGTGATACTATAGCACTTACAGGTACCGGTGCATCACGCATTGTGGAACACTATAAACTAGCATGGAGTTCTTATGCTTTAATAGTAGAAAATGGAGACCTTTATCTCTATTATAATTTTGACCCTACACCAGCAACACCTGTGGGCAATACAAAATCTCTGTTGATGAAGAATGTCAGTACATTCAAATTCAAGGGAGCAGGACGTACGATAAGATTTAAGATCTGTAAAGAAGAACCTATCAGTGAAGATGTCAACATCACAGCTTGTAAAGAAAAGGCGGTATTCTAA
- a CDS encoding type II secretion system protein produces MRKAFSMLTAIFIIVLMATVAAFIVNLSGKMVKETTAQFQREQAMLLAKSYTEYAIMAVTANDQNTTCLNTINGSFNDYNVNVNISYIGHHNILNGGCTNILNPGNDVITPKSPLNIIVDVFVRYPDYDHPDGLNMTYHRRSLQKI; encoded by the coding sequence ATGAGAAAAGCATTTTCAATGTTAACGGCGATCTTTATCATTGTTTTGATGGCAACTGTAGCTGCCTTCATCGTGAACCTTTCAGGTAAAATGGTCAAAGAAACTACTGCACAATTCCAACGTGAACAAGCAATGCTCTTAGCTAAAAGTTATACTGAGTATGCGATTATGGCCGTTACTGCCAACGATCAAAATACTACCTGTCTCAATACTATTAACGGAAGCTTTAATGATTACAATGTGAATGTTAATATATCCTATATAGGACATCATAATATACTGAATGGCGGCTGTACTAATATTTTGAATCCTGGAAATGACGTAATTACACCCAAGTCTCCACTTAATATCATAGTTGATGTCTTTGTTCGCTACCCTGACTACGACCATCCCGATGGTCTCAATATGACCTATCATAGAAGGAGCTTACAAAAAATATGA
- a CDS encoding Tfp pilus assembly protein FimT/FimU, translating to MRTLHKHTKAFTMLELVFVIVVLGILASLALPRMDRDLRQEAKDNILAAIRYTQHLALNDDKTDPTDPNWQKKLWKITFSISGNNLANFYTISSDDNQNGTVDKNETAIDPQDGKYMFTDDSTIDIDESSNIFIGKKYGVINMTFSGGCSNTAPEIAFDHLGRTYNDIGSATNDYSKYMSLDCNIVFSFADGSTPITVIIVPETGYVSAD from the coding sequence ATGAGAACTTTACATAAACACACAAAAGCCTTTACTATGTTGGAACTTGTCTTTGTTATCGTTGTATTAGGTATCCTTGCGTCGTTAGCACTTCCTAGAATGGACCGAGATCTCAGACAGGAAGCCAAGGACAATATCCTTGCTGCCATTCGTTATACACAGCACTTGGCACTCAATGATGACAAAACCGATCCTACAGATCCAAATTGGCAGAAGAAGCTCTGGAAAATCACTTTCTCGATATCAGGTAACAATTTAGCTAACTTCTACACTATTTCATCCGATGATAACCAGAATGGTACTGTAGATAAAAATGAAACTGCCATTGATCCTCAAGATGGAAAATATATGTTTACTGATGATAGCACTATTGATATTGATGAAAGCTCTAATATCTTCATAGGAAAAAAATATGGTGTCATAAATATGACCTTTAGTGGTGGATGTTCAAATACTGCCCCTGAAATTGCATTTGACCACCTCGGTAGAACATATAATGATATAGGAAGTGCTACAAATGACTACAGCAAATATATGTCTCTAGACTGTAATATCGTATTTAGCTTTGCAGATGGTTCGACACCCATTACTGTAATAATTGTTCCTGAGACAGGGTATGTCAGTGCGGATTAA
- the hpf gene encoding ribosome hibernation-promoting factor, HPF/YfiA family, which translates to MNKSITGRHFELTDPIKAYAEAAIDGLEKYHLDIISASTVISASEKNGKKGFVTEFIINLKDKNTIVITQVDKDVYAALDLAIERVKKSLRRHADKIKDHKIMSFRDLGEEAEAVSELTAEEVEIVPMDLELHKPLDFDEAIDALQAEKKRQFIVFNDNEGLMRVMYKRADGKFGLY; encoded by the coding sequence ATGAACAAAAGTATAACGGGAAGACATTTCGAACTGACTGATCCTATAAAAGCATATGCTGAAGCAGCCATCGATGGTTTAGAAAAATATCATTTAGACATAATTTCTGCAAGCACTGTGATCTCAGCCAGTGAAAAGAATGGGAAAAAAGGCTTTGTCACAGAGTTCATTATTAACCTTAAAGATAAAAACACGATCGTTATCACCCAAGTAGATAAAGATGTGTATGCCGCTCTGGACCTGGCGATAGAAAGAGTGAAAAAATCACTTAGAAGACATGCAGATAAAATAAAAGATCATAAAATTATGAGTTTTAGAGATCTGGGAGAAGAGGCTGAAGCTGTCAGTGAATTGACCGCAGAGGAAGTAGAGATCGTTCCAATGGACTTAGAACTTCACAAACCGCTTGATTTTGATGAAGCGATAGACGCATTGCAAGCCGAGAAAAAAAGACAATTTATCGTATTTAATGACAATGAGGGTTTGATGCGTGTCATGTATAAAAGAGCGGACGGTAAATTCGGACTTTATTAA
- the recG gene encoding ATP-dependent DNA helicase RecG: protein MEEAKQLFKKLKIHSLLDLALIIPTSYNDTTLSTTLELGKVNTLEAKVVDSSIYSGKLRVTFNLTRSGRRLSSTFFRVTPYHHKLFEVGSSHVIQGRLEEYKGYLQMSQPKSIKTIGKITPKYKTVLKESEISSLIACYVNEQNLYNEGLDSKEVSTLMHIHFPKSMEEVYEGTTFKPDFVTALKFVEAYNHLKKLRGKRADFPAHRALTGSIENFVDHLPFTLTQEQQSVIAEIRSDLGREDKAAKRMVVGDVGSGKTMVILASVMMALPHKSILMAPTSLLALQLYEEACKHLPKHVKVALVMQGKDQGDYREADFIIGTHALLFKEDLPKASLVMVDEQHRFGTKQRQSLEALVSKGDKKPHFIQFSATPIPRTQAMMESELIDVSLITTTPFEREVLTQTISKQDFPNLLTHIKEEIAQDHQVLIIYPLVEESSEVPYQSLEESRGFWEKKFEHVYVTHGKDKQKEDVLLEFREKGNILLATTVVEVGISLPRLTLIVVVGAERLGLATLHQLRGRVGRNGLKSWCYLYSNTTENFRLEQFSQTTNGFDIAKLDLKFRDSGDILDGTIQSGQKFKWLDMAEDEEVIMRAKNRLGSVGV, encoded by the coding sequence ATGGAAGAAGCAAAACAACTTTTTAAAAAACTCAAAATTCACTCTCTACTTGATCTCGCACTGATCATCCCGACTTCTTATAACGATACGACACTCTCAACCACCCTGGAACTAGGTAAGGTCAATACCCTTGAGGCCAAAGTGGTGGATTCGAGTATTTATTCAGGTAAGCTGCGTGTCACCTTCAACCTCACACGATCAGGCAGGCGGCTCTCTTCTACATTTTTCAGGGTGACACCGTACCATCATAAACTTTTTGAAGTGGGGTCCAGCCATGTGATACAAGGCAGGCTGGAGGAGTATAAGGGCTATTTGCAAATGTCACAGCCCAAATCCATTAAAACGATAGGTAAAATCACACCCAAGTACAAAACCGTACTCAAAGAGAGTGAGATCTCTTCACTGATAGCATGTTATGTCAATGAACAGAATCTATACAATGAAGGGTTGGACAGTAAAGAGGTCTCTACGCTGATGCATATCCATTTCCCAAAAAGTATGGAAGAGGTATATGAGGGTACAACATTCAAGCCTGACTTTGTCACTGCACTGAAGTTTGTTGAAGCGTATAATCATCTCAAAAAATTACGGGGTAAAAGGGCAGATTTCCCTGCACACAGAGCACTGACGGGGAGTATAGAAAACTTTGTGGATCATTTGCCTTTTACGCTGACACAAGAACAGCAATCGGTCATAGCAGAGATACGATCAGATCTGGGAAGAGAAGACAAAGCAGCCAAACGTATGGTCGTTGGCGATGTGGGTTCAGGCAAAACGATGGTGATACTGGCTTCTGTGATGATGGCACTGCCGCATAAGAGTATATTGATGGCACCGACCTCACTTCTTGCACTGCAACTTTACGAAGAAGCATGTAAGCATTTGCCCAAACACGTCAAAGTGGCATTGGTCATGCAGGGTAAAGATCAAGGAGATTACAGAGAAGCAGATTTTATCATCGGTACACATGCACTGCTTTTCAAAGAGGACCTTCCTAAGGCCTCTTTGGTGATGGTAGATGAACAGCACCGCTTTGGTACCAAACAGAGACAGAGCCTGGAAGCTTTGGTCAGCAAGGGAGATAAAAAACCACATTTCATACAGTTCTCTGCTACCCCTATACCTAGAACACAGGCGATGATGGAGTCTGAACTGATTGATGTCAGTCTCATTACGACAACGCCTTTTGAACGTGAAGTATTGACCCAGACGATCAGTAAACAAGATTTTCCCAATCTTTTGACACATATCAAAGAGGAAATCGCACAGGATCATCAAGTACTCATCATTTACCCCTTGGTAGAAGAGAGCAGTGAGGTACCCTATCAGTCTCTGGAAGAGAGCAGAGGCTTCTGGGAAAAGAAGTTTGAGCATGTCTATGTCACACACGGTAAAGATAAACAGAAAGAGGATGTGTTACTTGAATTCAGAGAGAAAGGAAACATACTTTTAGCGACAACTGTGGTTGAAGTGGGTATCTCCTTACCGAGGCTTACGCTTATCGTTGTCGTAGGTGCAGAACGGCTTGGACTTGCCACACTGCATCAACTCAGAGGTAGGGTAGGACGTAACGGTTTAAAGAGCTGGTGTTATCTCTACTCTAACACTACAGAGAATTTCAGGCTTGAGCAGTTTTCACAAACAACCAATGGCTTTGACATAGCAAAACTGGATCTGAAGTTTCGAGACAGTGGTGATATTCTAGATGGTACGATACAAAGCGGTCAAAAGTTTAAGTGGCTGGATATGGCTGAGGATGAAGAGGTGATTATGAGGGCTAAAAATAGATTGGGAAGTGTAGGAGTGTGA
- a CDS encoding pitrilysin family protein, protein MAAFVQEIEVKGSKVPVIFEQEKYLPIVSIQLIFKNAGHLSNTKDGLADMSARLMNEGTSKEGSVGFATKLDAHAVEIGAHVGRESFVIEVSSLKSEFPYAVERLEELLKDPNYTKEALSQIKHQKIGWLTQKKSDFDYIAGTSLRATLFKGSALARPYDGTIESIESMSLEDIQTFISTHLGYNNAIGVVGGDITLDEAEGYLTKLLAVLPKVEEKEVECVQASDKKEVVLIDEDTQQAYIYFGAPFNYSYKEKDQYLAKIAEYLLGGAGFGSRLMEEIRVKRGLTYGVYSSFRRTKPVSYLSGYMQTKLSTQNEAKDLIQEVVDTFVKEGITQKELDETKKFLLGSEPLRTETLSQRLHRAYNDYYYGRPLDFSKAQLKKIESVTLDEVNAFIKAHTELSDITFSIVTKKEDPPKK, encoded by the coding sequence ATGGCAGCATTCGTTCAAGAGATCGAGGTTAAAGGAAGCAAAGTACCTGTTATATTTGAGCAAGAGAAGTATCTTCCTATCGTATCGATCCAACTGATCTTTAAAAATGCAGGACATTTGAGCAATACCAAAGATGGTTTGGCCGATATGTCTGCAAGACTTATGAATGAAGGTACCTCTAAAGAGGGTAGTGTAGGGTTTGCTACAAAACTTGATGCGCATGCTGTAGAGATCGGTGCACATGTGGGACGTGAGAGTTTCGTGATAGAGGTCTCTTCATTAAAAAGTGAATTTCCCTATGCGGTAGAGCGTCTGGAGGAACTTTTAAAGGATCCGAACTACACCAAAGAGGCATTGTCTCAGATTAAACATCAAAAGATCGGCTGGCTGACACAAAAGAAGAGTGATTTTGATTATATCGCAGGTACCTCTTTGAGAGCGACTCTTTTTAAAGGGAGCGCGTTAGCCAGACCCTATGACGGTACGATCGAGAGTATAGAGAGTATGTCGCTGGAAGATATCCAGACATTTATCTCTACACATTTAGGGTATAACAATGCCATAGGGGTTGTGGGCGGTGATATCACATTGGATGAAGCAGAAGGATATCTGACAAAACTGCTTGCAGTGTTGCCGAAAGTTGAAGAGAAAGAAGTGGAATGTGTTCAGGCTTCAGATAAAAAAGAAGTCGTACTGATCGATGAAGATACGCAACAGGCGTATATCTATTTTGGTGCGCCATTCAACTATAGCTATAAAGAGAAAGATCAGTACCTGGCAAAGATCGCGGAGTATCTTCTTGGAGGTGCCGGTTTTGGTTCGCGTCTCATGGAAGAGATACGTGTAAAACGCGGACTTACCTATGGTGTCTACTCTTCATTCAGACGTACAAAACCGGTGTCGTATCTGAGCGGATATATGCAAACCAAGCTCAGTACGCAGAACGAGGCAAAAGATCTGATACAAGAGGTGGTAGACACATTTGTCAAAGAGGGTATCACCCAAAAAGAGCTTGATGAGACTAAGAAGTTCTTACTTGGGTCTGAGCCTCTGCGCACAGAAACACTTTCACAAAGACTGCATAGAGCCTATAATGACTATTACTATGGCAGACCACTTGATTTTAGTAAAGCGCAGTTAAAAAAGATCGAGTCTGTCACACTGGATGAGGTCAATGCTTTTATCAAAGCACATACTGAGTTGTCAGATATCACTTTCAGCATTGTCACAAAAAAGGAAGATCCTCCTAAGAAATAA
- a CDS encoding dehypoxanthine futalosine cyclase: MTIRTNSTHQRMSIDEAVELIENADLKTLGKMALARKKEMHPKGVTTFVVDRNINYTNICWVDCKFCAFYTHEKKEDAYILTFDEIDQKIDELLAIGGTQILFQGGVHPKLQIEWYEDLVEHISKKYPQVTIHGFSSIEIDYIANRSKISISEVLRRLKAKGLSSIPGAGAEILSDRVRDIIAPKKHDKDTWLDVHRQAHKLGIKSTATMMYGTVETTREIVEHWDYVRQLQDETGGFRAFIMWSYQSDHTQLKRELPTITKTSSNLYLRYLAVARLFLDNVPNIQSSWVTQGSYIGQMALLFGANDLGSTMMEENVVSAAGAKNQMNQEEMIKLIRDVGENPAKRNTAYEILERYY; the protein is encoded by the coding sequence ATGACGATTCGTACCAATTCCACACATCAACGTATGAGTATTGATGAGGCAGTAGAGCTTATTGAAAACGCTGATCTGAAAACCCTTGGGAAGATGGCACTCGCACGTAAAAAAGAGATGCATCCCAAAGGTGTCACGACATTTGTTGTGGACAGAAATATCAACTACACGAACATTTGTTGGGTGGATTGTAAGTTTTGCGCTTTTTATACGCATGAGAAAAAAGAAGATGCGTACATTCTTACATTTGATGAGATCGATCAGAAGATAGATGAACTTTTGGCCATAGGCGGAACACAGATACTCTTTCAAGGAGGCGTACACCCTAAACTGCAGATAGAGTGGTATGAAGATCTGGTGGAACATATCTCAAAGAAATACCCGCAAGTCACGATACACGGTTTTTCATCCATCGAGATAGATTACATTGCCAACCGTTCAAAGATCAGTATCTCCGAAGTCCTGCGCAGATTGAAAGCAAAGGGGCTCAGTTCAATTCCCGGTGCAGGTGCAGAGATACTTTCAGACAGGGTACGTGACATCATCGCACCTAAAAAACATGATAAAGACACATGGCTGGATGTACATCGTCAGGCACATAAACTTGGCATCAAGTCAACGGCTACAATGATGTATGGTACGGTAGAGACAACCCGTGAGATCGTAGAACATTGGGATTATGTACGTCAGCTTCAGGATGAAACCGGAGGGTTTAGAGCATTTATCATGTGGTCTTATCAAAGCGACCATACACAGCTGAAAAGAGAGTTACCGACGATCACTAAGACCTCTTCAAATCTCTATCTCCGTTATCTGGCTGTAGCCAGACTCTTTTTGGACAATGTACCCAACATTCAGAGTTCATGGGTCACACAGGGCTCTTACATAGGACAAATGGCACTGCTTTTCGGTGCGAATGATCTGGGTTCAACGATGATGGAAGAAAACGTCGTTTCTGCAGCAGGAGCGAAAAACCAGATGAACCAGGAAGAGATGATCAAGCTCATCAGAGATGTGGGGGAAAACCCTGCAAAACGCAATACTGCGTATGAGATATTAGAACGTTATTATTGA
- the nusB gene encoding transcription antitermination factor NusB codes for MATRHQARTAVVGLLYAYDLGNNNIGKFSDEILEEGKIRNKQKEFSDILFQGTIENLEMLDAKIQEHLKDWDYDGIGKVEKAIMRLGAYEILVAKTDKAIIINEAVELAKELADEKSPQFINGVLDALDK; via the coding sequence ATGGCTACCAGACATCAGGCACGTACCGCTGTAGTCGGGCTACTCTATGCGTATGACCTAGGAAATAATAATATAGGTAAGTTCTCAGATGAAATTTTGGAAGAGGGTAAGATCCGAAACAAGCAAAAAGAGTTTTCAGATATTCTTTTCCAGGGAACTATAGAAAATCTTGAAATGTTGGATGCCAAAATTCAAGAGCATTTGAAGGATTGGGATTATGATGGCATAGGCAAAGTAGAAAAAGCGATCATGAGACTGGGAGCCTATGAGATCCTTGTTGCAAAAACAGATAAAGCCATTATCATCAATGAAGCGGTTGAATTGGCTAAAGAGCTTGCAGATGAAAAATCACCACAGTTTATCAATGGTGTTTTGGATGCATTGGATAAATAA
- the ribH gene encoding 6,7-dimethyl-8-ribityllumazine synthase gives MKIVEGQLSVDKSKKVAIINARFNHFITDRLVEGAKDAYARHGGNAEDLDLILVPGAFEIPFALDKALASGKYDAVCCLGAVIRGATPHFDYVSAEATKGVASVTLKHGKPATFGVLTVDSIEQAIERAGTKAGNKGAEAMVGLIELINLYSEID, from the coding sequence ATGAAAATTGTAGAAGGTCAGTTATCGGTAGATAAGAGTAAAAAAGTAGCGATCATCAATGCAAGATTTAACCACTTTATTACAGATAGACTGGTAGAGGGAGCAAAAGATGCCTATGCGAGACATGGCGGAAATGCAGAGGATCTCGATCTTATCCTGGTACCGGGTGCATTTGAGATACCGTTCGCATTGGACAAAGCATTGGCTTCTGGTAAATATGATGCCGTATGTTGTTTAGGAGCAGTGATCCGTGGTGCAACCCCTCACTTTGACTATGTATCGGCAGAAGCAACGAAAGGTGTGGCATCTGTCACTCTGAAGCATGGTAAACCGGCAACCTTCGGTGTACTTACCGTAGACAGCATCGAGCAGGCTATAGAGAGAGCAGGTACCAAGGCAGGAAACAAAGGTGCTGAAGCGATGGTAGGACTGATCGAACTTATCAACCTTTACAGTGAGATTGACTAA
- the kdsA gene encoding 3-deoxy-8-phosphooctulonate synthase, protein MILIAGPCVLESRDNVMRIAESLGQYHDDCTKDFYFKASFDKANRTSLDSFRGPGLDEGLKMLQEVKEQFGYKILTDVHDYTQPAAAAEVADVLQIPAFLCRQTDLLVAAAKTSAVVNIKKGQFLAPAAMEHSVGKVLKTRGFDGEVSYENAKKYNVWLTERGTTFGYGNLVVDMRGLKTMREFAPVIFDATHSVQMPASGGASSGGDASFVPYLARAAAAVGVDGFFFETHFDPSIALSDGPNMIELSKLDALIQQIDAIRMIVE, encoded by the coding sequence ATGATTTTAATTGCTGGACCCTGTGTTCTGGAGAGCCGTGACAATGTGATGCGTATCGCAGAATCTTTGGGTCAGTACCATGATGACTGTACCAAAGACTTCTATTTTAAAGCCAGTTTTGACAAAGCCAACCGTACCAGTCTGGATTCTTTTAGAGGGCCGGGACTGGATGAAGGACTTAAAATGCTTCAAGAGGTCAAAGAGCAGTTTGGCTATAAGATCTTAACAGATGTCCATGACTATACACAACCGGCAGCAGCGGCTGAGGTAGCAGATGTACTTCAAATCCCTGCATTTTTATGTCGTCAGACTGATCTGCTTGTGGCTGCTGCAAAAACCTCTGCGGTAGTGAACATCAAAAAAGGACAGTTCCTGGCGCCTGCCGCGATGGAACACTCTGTGGGAAAAGTGCTTAAAACCAGAGGGTTTGACGGAGAGGTCAGTTATGAAAATGCCAAGAAATATAATGTATGGCTCACCGAGAGAGGTACAACATTCGGATACGGTAACCTTGTGGTAGATATGCGTGGTCTTAAAACGATGCGTGAGTTTGCCCCGGTGATCTTTGATGCAACACACTCTGTACAGATGCCAGCTTCCGGCGGAGCAAGTTCAGGTGGAGACGCTTCATTTGTCCCTTATCTTGCACGTGCAGCGGCAGCAGTAGGGGTGGACGGTTTCTTTTTTGAAACACACTTTGATCCGAGTATCGCTTTAAGTGATGGCCCGAACATGATAGAGTTAAGTAAATTGGATGCATTGATCCAACAGATCGATGCGATCAGAATGATCGTCGAATAA
- a CDS encoding DMT family transporter encodes MIEIIKNMDRGILLMLLASLSFAVMGGFAKVVSQVLPPVEVTFFRNIFGVILVGVAIYRVPLKQIGGKPFLLIFRGSMGFAALLAYFYIMAYIPLGEAVTYNKTSPIFVAIFAYLFLNEKLHKSALLAIIIGFIGIVLVAQPEGGSFDKYDMLGIFSGIGAALAYTSIRELRKYYDTRAIVMSFMGVGTVAPLFLMLITPYVNVSEEFDWMFAAFVMPEGSQWAYVVAVGLFATISQLLMTKAYELTKAGIVGTISYSNIVFAVVIGIMLGDPIPDIWTVLGIILVILSGLLVALPKGLK; translated from the coding sequence TTGATAGAAATAATTAAAAATATGGACAGAGGTATCCTTTTGATGCTGTTGGCTTCTTTGAGCTTTGCGGTGATGGGAGGATTTGCAAAAGTCGTGAGTCAGGTACTCCCTCCTGTGGAAGTGACTTTTTTCCGGAATATCTTTGGGGTCATTCTTGTAGGCGTTGCCATTTATAGAGTCCCTTTAAAGCAAATAGGAGGAAAGCCCTTCTTGCTTATTTTCCGTGGTTCTATGGGGTTTGCAGCGCTTTTGGCATATTTTTATATCATGGCATATATTCCTCTGGGTGAAGCCGTGACCTATAACAAAACCTCACCGATCTTTGTGGCCATATTTGCCTATCTGTTTTTAAATGAGAAATTGCACAAGAGTGCTTTATTGGCCATCATCATAGGATTCATAGGGATTGTTCTGGTAGCACAACCTGAAGGCGGAAGCTTTGACAAATATGACATGTTAGGTATTTTTTCAGGTATAGGTGCAGCACTGGCGTATACTTCCATACGGGAACTCCGAAAGTATTATGATACACGTGCCATAGTGATGTCGTTTATGGGGGTAGGAACTGTTGCTCCGCTATTTCTGATGCTTATCACACCCTATGTGAACGTTTCAGAAGAGTTTGATTGGATGTTTGCAGCGTTTGTCATGCCGGAGGGCAGTCAATGGGCTTATGTTGTAGCCGTAGGTCTCTTTGCAACAATCTCCCAGCTTTTGATGACCAAAGCGTATGAACTGACAAAGGCAGGTATCGTTGGTACCATTAGTTACAGTAATATTGTCTTTGCAGTGGTGATCGGTATCATGCTTGGAGACCCCATTCCTGATATTTGGACAGTTTTGGGTATAATCTTGGTAATATTATCAGGGCTTCTCGTAGCTCTGCCTAAAGGACTAAAATGA